One Pseudodesulfovibrio cashew DNA window includes the following coding sequences:
- a CDS encoding chorismate-binding protein, which produces MPTHAHTFPCSRAGFDALAGRLARSGGADFILSSPGYPAQTESVIGVEPVAELRFTPSTTPEEIKRFCFGSPGLSLGFVSYTYGMLLRGVASAKPLDFPLGHLKKFRAVAEFDPEAGAVVHTEDPALVRRIGLLLEVGEESTPPVTLPKGDFTASLDRAGYEAGVSEALERIRSGHTYQLNLSAKFSRHWPDLDPLALFMALRRDHPAPFYAWLESGPHRVLSTSPERFLRVADGEVLSQPIKGTLKVEPDAGEYEPGQEERLTGSAKESAELSMIVDLIRNDISTNCDYGSVRVENHKSVFQVDNLLQMYANVRGTLRQDRDCLDLFLDAFPGGSVTGCPKHSSMEIIEALEPHSRGVYCGSAVVIRDERNMDSSIAIRTATWDAASGGFAVYGGSGIVVDSDPAKEYRETIAKLEKFFALGGA; this is translated from the coding sequence TTGCCGACGCATGCGCATACCTTTCCCTGTAGCCGCGCCGGGTTCGACGCCCTGGCCGGACGGCTGGCGCGGAGTGGAGGCGCGGACTTCATCCTGTCCTCGCCGGGGTATCCGGCCCAGACCGAGTCGGTCATCGGCGTGGAGCCCGTGGCCGAGCTGCGGTTCACCCCGTCCACCACGCCGGAGGAGATAAAGCGGTTCTGCTTCGGCTCCCCCGGCCTGAGCCTGGGGTTTGTCAGCTACACCTACGGCATGCTGCTGCGCGGTGTCGCGTCCGCCAAGCCGCTGGACTTCCCCCTCGGCCACCTGAAGAAATTCCGAGCCGTGGCCGAGTTCGATCCCGAAGCAGGAGCCGTGGTCCATACGGAGGACCCGGCTCTGGTCAGGCGCATCGGGCTGCTGCTGGAGGTCGGAGAAGAATCGACGCCGCCGGTGACGCTGCCCAAGGGCGACTTTACCGCGTCGCTGGACCGGGCGGGGTACGAGGCCGGAGTGAGCGAGGCCCTGGAGCGCATCCGCTCTGGCCACACCTACCAGCTCAACCTGTCCGCGAAATTTTCGAGGCATTGGCCGGACCTCGACCCCCTGGCCCTGTTCATGGCCCTGCGCCGGGATCACCCCGCGCCGTTTTACGCCTGGCTGGAGTCCGGTCCGCACCGGGTGCTCTCCACCTCACCCGAGCGTTTTCTGCGCGTGGCTGACGGAGAGGTGCTCTCCCAACCCATCAAGGGCACGCTCAAGGTGGAACCCGACGCGGGAGAATACGAACCCGGCCAGGAAGAGCGGCTGACCGGGTCCGCCAAAGAGAGCGCCGAGCTGTCCATGATCGTGGACCTGATCCGCAACGACATCTCCACCAATTGCGACTACGGCTCGGTGCGAGTGGAAAACCACAAGTCCGTATTCCAGGTGGACAACCTGTTGCAGATGTACGCGAACGTACGCGGCACCCTGCGCCAGGATCGCGACTGCCTCGACCTCTTCCTGGACGCCTTTCCCGGCGGGTCCGTCACCGGCTGTCCCAAGCACAGTTCCATGGAGATCATCGAGGCGCTGGAGCCCCACTCGCGCGGCGTCTACTGCGGCTCGGCGGTGGTCATCCGCGACGAGCGGAACATGGATTCGTCCATCGCCATCCGCACCGCCACCTGGGACGCGGCCTCGGGCGGGTTCGCGGTCTACGGGGGGAGCGGTATCGTGGTGGACTCTGACCCGGCAAAAGAGTATCGGGAAACCATCGCAAAACTGGAAAAATTCTTCGCCCTGGGAGGCGCATGA
- a CDS encoding sensor histidine kinase encodes MRALKIKVFLLFIAYVVFMSLNMGMYWWNIAAFRERLTIIDEFHDVLSDILETRRYEKNFMFYPEPGSLKEAQVYLDRAEKTANLLQPKIVEIVGNEAYGSLRANIREYRTLLNSLAHGDKTVATATRRKGTWLVEFAQDLLRQKKLRIHTALNRILFLPLAVMALLLALGTIVYIWQARKVLDRLKYVQRAAEGVAKGDYAAVQQISSEDPISLLMRSAFRNMAGELDTRQEQLIEARKLVSIGTLTSGIAHELNNPLNNVSLTADTLLEELDDLPKEEIRELLTDIINETGRASGVVRNLLDFSREEQRSLSRLDIATVISQTLKLVGNQLALNHVGVEVDIPDGLPAIRGDLHYLQQVFINLFLNADQAMKQGGTLRISAREDGGMLRVDVADNGCGMDRETLSRIFDPFFTTKPVGQGTGLGLSIIYGIIKKHGGSIDADSEPGEGATFTVRLPLLAEGEEA; translated from the coding sequence ATGCGCGCACTCAAAATCAAAGTCTTTCTGCTCTTCATCGCCTATGTCGTGTTCATGTCCCTGAACATGGGCATGTACTGGTGGAACATCGCCGCCTTCCGCGAGCGGCTGACGATCATTGACGAATTCCACGACGTGTTGTCGGACATCCTGGAAACGCGCCGGTATGAAAAGAACTTCATGTTCTACCCTGAGCCGGGCAGCCTCAAGGAGGCCCAGGTCTATCTTGACCGGGCCGAAAAAACGGCCAACCTGCTCCAGCCCAAGATCGTCGAGATCGTGGGCAACGAGGCCTACGGCTCCCTGCGGGCCAACATCAGGGAATACCGTACGCTGCTCAACTCCCTGGCGCACGGCGACAAGACCGTGGCCACCGCCACCCGGCGGAAAGGGACCTGGCTGGTGGAGTTTGCCCAGGACCTGCTCCGGCAGAAGAAGCTTCGCATCCACACCGCCCTGAACCGCATCCTGTTTCTGCCCCTGGCGGTCATGGCGTTGCTGCTGGCTCTGGGCACCATCGTCTACATCTGGCAGGCCAGGAAGGTCCTGGACCGGCTGAAGTACGTCCAGCGGGCTGCCGAGGGCGTGGCCAAGGGCGACTACGCCGCCGTGCAGCAGATCAGCAGCGAAGACCCCATCTCCCTGCTGATGCGCTCTGCCTTCCGGAATATGGCCGGCGAACTGGACACGCGCCAGGAACAGCTCATCGAGGCCCGCAAGCTGGTGTCCATCGGCACCCTGACCTCGGGCATCGCCCATGAGCTGAACAACCCCCTGAACAATGTCTCCCTGACGGCAGACACCCTTCTGGAGGAGCTGGACGACCTGCCCAAGGAAGAGATCCGGGAGCTGCTGACCGACATCATCAACGAGACGGGCCGCGCCAGCGGGGTTGTCCGCAACCTGCTCGACTTCTCCCGCGAGGAGCAGCGCAGCCTGTCCCGGCTGGACATTGCCACGGTCATCAGCCAGACACTCAAGCTGGTGGGCAATCAACTGGCCCTGAACCATGTCGGCGTGGAGGTGGACATCCCGGACGGACTGCCCGCCATCAGGGGCGATCTTCACTATCTCCAGCAGGTTTTCATCAATCTGTTCCTCAATGCCGACCAGGCCATGAAGCAGGGCGGGACCCTGCGCATCTCGGCCCGCGAGGACGGGGGTATGCTCCGGGTGGACGTGGCCGACAACGGCTGCGGCATGGACCGGGAGACCCTGAGCCGCATCTTCGATCCCTTCTTCACCACCAAGCCCGTGGGGCAGGGCACCGGCCTGGGGCTCTCCATCATCTACGGCATCATCAAGAAGCACGGCGGGTCCATCGACGCCGACAGCGAGCCGGGCGAGGGCGCCACGTTCACCGTCCGCCTGCCGCTGCTGGCGGAAGGGGAGGAGGCCTGA
- a CDS encoding aminodeoxychorismate/anthranilate synthase component II: MHVLLIDNNDSFTRNLEHLLATSITGAVISVEPYARLAELDLSTADLIVISPGPGAPEEYPGYGRVFESGVPVLGVCLGMQILNEHFGGETGRLPGCVHGQTDTIVWQGREACVARYHSLCATRVGDDLDVLARNVAGVVMALGSQQRRVLGFQFHPESFLTDDGGAFLADACAYLSL, translated from the coding sequence ATGCACGTCCTGCTCATCGACAACAACGACAGCTTCACGCGCAACCTGGAGCACCTGCTGGCCACGTCCATCACCGGCGCGGTGATCTCGGTGGAGCCATATGCGCGGCTCGCCGAGCTGGACCTGTCCACTGCGGATCTGATCGTTATTTCGCCGGGACCGGGCGCGCCGGAAGAGTATCCGGGCTACGGCAGGGTGTTCGAAAGCGGCGTGCCGGTGCTGGGCGTGTGCCTCGGCATGCAGATCCTCAACGAACACTTCGGCGGAGAAACGGGCCGCCTTCCCGGCTGCGTGCACGGACAAACCGACACCATTGTCTGGCAGGGGCGCGAGGCTTGTGTGGCGCGCTATCATTCCCTCTGCGCCACGCGGGTGGGGGACGACCTGGACGTGTTGGCGCGCAACGTGGCGGGCGTGGTCATGGCCCTCGGTTCACAACAACGGCGGGTGCTCGGATTCCAGTTCCACCCGGAGTCCTTTCTGACCGATGACGGAGGAGCGTTCCTTGCCGACGCATGCGCATACCTTTCCCTGTAG
- a CDS encoding aminotransferase class IV, producing the protein MIYYYAGKLREGAFPIDPAAPGFRYGAGFFETICYNGSVLCHLDRHLDRLFHALRDHAVPHRSIDFEAAILRVLAENGLSESFARVNIVYPMREPEARPVVMAAPFEPAPHKAYRLCVCSDRHVSALNAYKTTSYMFFHLARRQAQAIGFDDAVLLDLNDNLLESSTGAILLKRQGEYFEMDSPYKLPSTALALAGEVLDVVPATVPLGDLGQYRHAYLLNSLIGMRPIVSIGENAFIPDEGPCQKVTDVVLER; encoded by the coding sequence ATGATCTATTACTACGCCGGGAAACTCAGGGAAGGCGCTTTCCCCATTGATCCCGCCGCGCCAGGCTTCCGCTATGGCGCGGGTTTCTTCGAGACCATCTGTTACAACGGCTCCGTTCTCTGCCATCTGGACCGCCACCTGGACCGGCTGTTCCATGCTCTGCGCGACCATGCCGTGCCGCACCGGAGCATCGACTTCGAGGCTGCCATCCTCCGGGTGCTGGCCGAAAACGGGCTGTCCGAGAGCTTTGCCCGGGTAAACATCGTCTACCCCATGCGCGAACCGGAGGCGCGCCCCGTGGTCATGGCCGCCCCCTTCGAGCCGGCGCCCCACAAGGCCTACCGCCTGTGTGTCTGCTCGGACCGCCACGTCTCCGCGCTCAACGCCTACAAGACCACCAGCTACATGTTTTTCCACCTCGCCCGGCGGCAGGCCCAGGCCATTGGGTTTGACGACGCCGTGCTGCTCGACCTCAATGACAACCTGCTCGAAAGTTCCACCGGTGCCATCCTCTTGAAAAGACAGGGTGAATACTTCGAGATGGACTCGCCCTACAAGCTGCCGTCCACCGCCCTGGCCCTGGCCGGGGAAGTCCTCGACGTGGTCCCCGCCACCGTCCCGCTCGGTGATCTCGGGCAGTACCGGCACGCGTATCTGCTCAATTCGCTCATCGGCATGCGGCCCATCGTTTCCATCGGGGAGAACGCCTTCATCCCGGATGAGGGGCCTTGCCAGAAGGTTACCGACGTCGTTCTGGAGCGGTAA